GAGAACATGCAGACGCAACAGTGTCTCAACTTATaagcaaggttttcagacccgaaccgttcattgaaccgtaaaagggagagattcaagatttttgaggttGAACTAGAGTCGAATCGTGATGAcgtaataattaatttaataattaattaaagcctaaacatagatattaaatttataaaactagcaaaattgacaatatatctatatgtgagggaaatttaatgattttcaagcatatatttaataattaaataagaaagttaataaaataaaataaaataataaccatgaaaacattaaaatttatgattaatttttgaagtaaagttgaatatctttgaaggattttaatcatatatatatttttattctttgtaagagatggataatttaattaagtagaataaaattgtgttaagttgtttttatttaaaaaaaaaaatgctaagggGTTTACGGTTCATGCCACCGGTTCATGCTGTCCAACACCGGTTTTAAGGGTtcacggaattaacaaaaaatcctgttctttatgcttaaaaaatcgATTTTCATCCCAGATTTTAGTTTTCATGGTCCAACCTCCCGATttggtccgggtctgaaaatcTTGCTTATAAGTAGAGTGAAACAATAAAAGCGAGCGTGCTCCTATTACGTTAGACGATGCCACCTCCCACTTTACTTTAGTCCACCTAGCATAATTGTATTTCAACTAACCAACTCACTTGTCTCTCCCAACGTTGGGGATGAGAACCCATGATTTGATTTGTTGCAGATTTAACCCTATCTACACTCAGAGCAAATTCCTTTATTGGTCCTGCCACCACGCTGCAAAATGGGAGCTCGTTTggaatcttttatttttggcatGGTGTAATGattatttatgtaaaataaaatttttaattatttaaaaaaaatttatatggtaAACAATTGATTAGGATAATGTTTTTTTGCTCAAGTTTAGTTATTTTGGCCACAATGAAAACAAGATAAAACCAAaatcagaaggaaaaaaaagtttaagaataTACGCaattaatactttaaaaaaaagtgtgcaTTAGtggaaataattaaatattggggaaattacactttgtcTATCtgtagtttacccaaaaaaCCCTTTACTTACTTGTGGTTTAAAAGTTGACATTTTACCCACCTGAGATTAGTTCCGTTTGTCTACCATTACCCACTTCTGttaaaaataggggtaaatttgtcttttattacccttttatgtctctctcctctcaaaacataaaaaataaataaaaataaaactaaaaaaattaagggaaaagaagatctaaaaactaggttttataaaaattataacataacttttacatcttcttttcatttatcaacttttagatcttctattttaacacattaaaaattgaaatggtGGTATCATATAAAAAAGATGGTGCACTCATCATAATCTACCATCGCAAGAAGTTCTGAAATTTGTGTAGCATTATTGAGAATTATAACGTTCTTTGAACTTGTACCGAACACCAGCTTCAACCAAGAAAAATCTCTAAAGCCCCATTCAATAATGCTCATGAAATTAGTTTGAGAGTAACAACTACGATTTTGTCAGTAGAAGCTTTACAAGAAATTCTCATAAATGAAaccatattatttttttctcaaggTACAGTAAGCCATgaaattttaaatcttttttttttttttttggataagaaattttaaatcttCAAACAattgctaaaagaaaaaaataaatacacacTGTGATTCAGTCTCCATGTAACTCAAGTCTATGGTCTTGTACCCATCCCTGAAGTCAATCCACTGCCCCATCCTCCACACTATCTTCTCCCACTCGACCATATACCAAACAATCCATCaatacaaaatagaatatatacaaaatgtgaattaaagaaattattatttaacattttgaaaaaaaaaaaagaagttcagACCTGGTTACAATGATCTTGCACTCTTAATTCCAATAACAAAACTATTTTGAGATATTTCATAACTTCTGACTTGccaataatttgattttttattgcTCTAGTTTTGGTAATTAATTGATTAGTTCAATATGgggaaaaaattattgtgttaaATAGGATCATAGATTTGAACAATTTGAGACTTTGGTCAATATCATTGGTAAGGAGCTCCTTGAGACAACACAATCAGGGAGTTAATTGGGACAGAATAATGAAATTATGGATGCTAGCAAACTGCATTcaacttcaaaaaagaaaaacctctaTACCTAATCCTTTGTATTCAAGAAAGAACCATTGCAAACCAAATTCCTTCCTCGGtctttttgtaaggttgaatttaatcaaccattttattggttttattccgtgccaaatttgcttgtatttcagcatgtaatcttgtatttaggtggatttgttgtaagggtagtgagtgagatagagtgttgattactcaagagtgtgcaagaaaacagagactcgcggcttgttcttgcgggtggctcgcggcttcaagccgctagacgcagcacacgtgccaagcgtgccagaaggtgaacagtcatgctaactggagcactacaggacaaaacaggacaactggccatacggttatctcgcgactcagtcaagtcgcgaggtcaagccgcgagccatccctgttttgtaaatcctgacgtttcacattcctctctcactccagtataaataccccttttacccacaaatgaaagagagattccagagagaattttgagagagaaaccctaaagaaaaataagattgattcacccacaatctatacattagagtctcttcaaattcctcaactctcttcctctccattgtcaaatccttgagaggcattttaccaaaccttgttctcaccatattcatcactgtgagagggctgtttggatttctgggaagcagttaggaaggaaccaatctacattggttgatgctacggtctagtagcggaatctggaaagttagaaaagaaaaaggttcggcgcaacttcgttggagcaagaagcttggagggcttaggtgcactgggtagattaggtttggagggtctattactgtccatgtatcccaactacattttctaatggattgtttaccgcttggagggcggcagagaggttttacgccgagggattcggtttcctcttcgataacacatcgcgtgttgtctttgtgtttgcatattcctttccttttatttttgcttttttatctgctgtgggttgtgattttaatttggcttagatagtttttccaattccatattatagcttatgttaattttccgcacactagttgtttgacataatgcttgaattggttaagttgtaatttgggggtctaaacgttcaagggtgtttatatacatatttgaacttttacTTCTTGTGCTCCACAAATCTTCCATTACCGCTTGAATCTACTGCCATCCAGGAAGTCTTGTGTTCGGACATAATGCCaacttcaattttataattgtcTCTGATATCTCTTGGTTTGGTTAAGTAAGCTAATACCAACATTCACAATGTCAGTTATACATGGTCTTATTCTAGTACAACTTTAAATTTCAGTATGATTTTAAGGATATATGTAAAAGTTagattattttttacaaaaaacctagcttttagatcttcttttcccatgattttttagatttttatgttttgagagtagagagacataaaaaggtaacaaaaatacaaatttacccttatttttaacagaggtgggtaacTGAAGACAAATGGAGCTAACTTCAGGTAGGTAAACCACATGTAGGTAAagtattttttgggtaaaccaCAGGTGGACAAAATGTAATTTCCCCTTCAATATTTGTCAAAAAACATTAGAAATAATaccatattcttttttttagagagtttcaacttatagggtccgctcttgatgataactctttatcatattcttaattatattaattttagtaatttatatttttcttttttattacatgaatataatcaaaattaatttaaaaaatggtaGAACACAATGAGTATTATCTATGAGTcataaatagatatatattttttattaaatgaaccCACGCATTGCACGAAACATTAACTAGATAACTACAATTGCTGAGAGTACTCGACGTGACACAAATATGTCACATATTTGATTCGATGCACTGGAGCACTGCTCGGAGGTCTTGCCCTACAATTGATAAGCCCTCAAAGCTGGTAAACAATTGATTAGGATAATGTTTTTTTGCTCAAGTTTAGTTATTTTGGCAACAATGAAAACAAGATAAAACCAaaatcagaagaaaaaaaaagtttaagaatatacgcaattaatacttaaaaaaaaaaaagtgtgcatTAGtggaaataattaaatatttgtcaACAAACATTAGAaataataccttttttttttttttttttttaagagagtttcaaatTATAGCGTCCGCTCTTGATGACAACTCTTTATCATAttcttaattatattaatttcaataatttttctttttcttttttattacatgtaatataattaaaattaatttagaaaaatggTTGAACACAATGAGTATTATCTATAAGTCATAAATtggtatatattttttattaaatgaaccCGCGCATTGCGCAAAACATTAACTAGATAATTACTATAGCTGAGAGTACTCAACGTGGCACAAATATGTCACATATTTGATTCGATGAACTGTAGCACTGACCAGAGGTCTTGCCCTACAATTGATAAGCCCTCAAAGCTTACACCACAGTAGTCACTGGACAAAGAGGAGCCGAACCAGGGAGGGCTAAGTATGCGTGAACGTGTTCATGCTTATTGGCATTGCAATATGAGCTTGAATTGTTCAAAACCATCCCAACCGTGAGGCAGTTTCCAGGCATGGAAGAAGCTAATAAAGTCGCAAAATCCGCTTCCAAGTTTTCATTCACTTTATGATCATAGCCATCGTAATCAGCTTCAGTTTCTTGATGTTCTTCTGCATCATCTTCTTCTATCTTTTCAACCACTTCTTGATCTTCAACAAGCTGGAGATCTTCAAGCTCTAGCTCCTCATTTTCTTCGTAATTAATGTTATCGTCAAGCTGAACAAGGTTTAAGACAAGCCGACCATTTTCCCTGCGTGCTTCGAAGTACTCATAATGCTTCACTCTCTCAACTTCAAGGATTAGCTTTCCATCAGTGTAATGTCTAGTAAAAACCCAAGGCAATGGAGGTACTGGAGGTGGGAAATTCTTAGTCATTGCACAACGACGATTCAGCTTATTAACATGTTCACTATTGTAAGGCTCATGTTCCTCCAATACTTTTATGTCATATTCACTAGCGCTCAAGTAAACCACTCCACTCTCTGTACCGATCAAATCGTCCATTGTGGAAGACCCGGATGAAGAACAAGTCGAAGGACTAAGCAACATTGATGAAGAAGAGGGTGATATTGCTGGTGTTGTTTTGGAATGAACAATGTTAGCAAGATGATCTGGACTTTGAAGGCTCATTGCTTGTGGGTAAACTAGGGTTTTGAGACCCAGTTGGAGATATTGATCATGATGGGTTGGAAATTCTTTTGGGGTTTGTATAGAAGAAGGTAGCTTTGATACCCACAGCATAACTTCACTAAGTGATGAAACTATGGATTTAGCCTTACACAATAAGCTTTCGCCAAAGAAATCCATGCTTTGCATATGGACCTTGAAacctagcttttttttttttttttttttggttatgagTGTAAAAGAGACTGTTGGGTAAATCTTTGGACTAGTTTTGGCTCAGAGAAATTCACCTACCAACCTGGTAATAATCAAGCTGCAAGATAAAGAACAAATAGATTAATTAGATTACAATTAGGctaaataagaaaattggaCGCTGTATTGAAGAATTACTATTATTGTTGGATTGTCTGACTAATATAATAGCATAATTATAAGATGAAGTTTGGAAGGTTTTGGGGATTCAGTTTTGGTGATTTGGAAAAAGACAAGATTTAAACGTCTGAAATGTGTGAGGTTGGTTCACAGTGGACAGCACGTGGTTTTGATTGCAGTGTGTTTCTCAacacaaaattttgtttatattcaGCTAGCTAGCACTGCTCTTGTAACTGACTGATTTTTCTGTAAACACAAGAAACTGCCACGATAGCTACCAAATTGAGCCGttagataataaataataatcaagtatgaatgagaaaaaaaatgttgtcaaGAAAACAAATAAGATGATCACCTATATTCGTATAGATCATTGAGCAATGATGAAGATTCCTTATCATAGTACACAGTTTACCATATATGTATACAGCAATTGGAGGATGAAATCAAACTTGTATATtcatatatgtttatttctttaaacCGGAAGATCTATCTAAAAACTACTAAAAAAGGTGGTAATCAATGTATACAACCCTAGTATCATGAGGGAACAACAGGCATAAATAAACATTGAATTATTGCAAAGATAAATTTTTTGCTAGACCATGATCGATCAGTTACAGACAGTAttgatttcataaaaataagtttaaaaagTGATGAACTTTGGAGAAATATATGAATGAGATGGTGAGATCAAAAGTTAGAAAGCACATGTAACGTTGAGAAGAAGAGTAATAGGAAACAACATTGAGAGTTCTTGCTTTTGGTTAGAGAATTAACCCCTCAAAAATGACCCTTTCTCTCAAATGTCATTCTTGCACCCTTTTCTCTCAAATGTTATAACATATACTGATAATTTTATAGAAGaggtaaaaaagaaagatgaaaacaagcaaggaaaaaaaaaatccatcgaGAAACAAGCTAAAACCATAACtcaaaaacatagaaaaaagaaatatatatggaGACTATGACCTGAAAATTGAGATCAAATACCTAATGACATTGGCAATATACATAGAGATCTAGAACTAAAGAAGAGAAACATCTTACTCCATGGCAGCCCATTATTATATCATTTTCTCTCCCTCtggaaaaagaaacacaaaacgCTTCTCAACTCCAATCAAAGTTTCACCCCTCAGCAATTGTCTCAAACTGGGTAACCTGTCCCATTTATATAATATCATAAAAGAAACGTTTAGCATCATAAAAGAAACCTTAGGCCACCAAACATTTCTCGAGGCTATGAAGGTCATTTAACTTGTTATGAGAAAcgtatatatttgtatatatatgggAACTTGGTTCTAATGTGAACAACCTTGCTCTTAATTCTTGCACCAGAAGCTATTGTTTTGTAAACTAACATCTAAACCCAATTGTCTGTCATTGTGTGATTAATGGATTATAGAACCTTTAATAAATCCAGAGAGTAGGTGTGCACAGTGGATCACTCAATGAAACAATCTATCTATCAAACTGAATTTGTTTGGTTCCGTAGCTCTGGCATCCATGTTCAGTGCCAAGTCTGTTGTTTGTTTTCTTCACTGAAATTTTTGTGGGACGCGTATTACTTTCCCTTTGTATTCCATCCCAATTCTTTCAGtacttcaaaaatacaaaaaatttcaaaactaccGAGATGAGATGGTTTTTTATCATTCGtgttaataaaaatgatattaaatatGAATTCATGTAAAAGTTACTTACTCCCATCACAATTTGCCAAatttataattgtaaaaatattgtaacattTTTGTATCTATAAAAATTACTCTATTTCTTCTTATGGTAAGTGtgattcttttttctccctatatatttagatatataattatattactaATTATATTTGTTATAGTTAATACACCGTGAATAAAGTATTTTGTCAAAAATCTAGTAATTCAATTGATTAACActtctttataattttaatgaaaacatTTAAGGTTTAAATATGTcaactcttaaaataataataataataataataaaaagtactCTGTGTGATGATCTCACTGCAATTCTTGTCGGATAAGAATTGCTACATATGCTTGTaatacctcaaaaaaaaaaaaatacaatagttGGGTTAATTCTCATTTGAGTTTATCATTAATATTAGTTTGAATCTACCATtcataacttatcaaataaacagttgtgaaattttttgtagaaattttttttaatcaaattgaacaaaattgccCCTCTaaatctttcttaaaaaaagggGCAATTGAAAATTATCCAATAACCTCTAAATATTAATGCAAGTgatatatcaaaaaatttattttatggattAGAGGGTTGACCAATGACCATAAATTTAAACCTACCCATATATTTTGGCCATTAAATGTTCATAAATAGATTTACATGTAAGTTACCCGCCGCCGCAAGTAATTGAAGAGCACAGCTGTACATTtgtaaaaaagtcaaaattcttCCTAGCAAAAATACattttagtttctcaaaaaatcaatttccaaaaatataacatGTCTTGCCAATTTTTTAGCTACCAAAGTAAATGAAAGGTAATTTTGCTAGGAAGAATTTTGACTTTTTACAAATGTACAGTTGTATTCTTCACTTACTTGCGGCTGGTAACTTACATCTAAATCTGTTTATGAacatttaaaggaaaaaatatatggGGAGGTTTAAATTTATGGTCATTGGTCAACCCTCTAAtccataaaattaaattttttgatatataaCTTGCATTAATATTGAGAGGATATTGGATAATTTTTAATTGCCTGTTTAGGATTGATAGTACAAAAATCCCCAacagtttgaactttgaatgcAGATCAACATGTCGATCAAATGAAACAGTGGAAGAAAATTTCGTTTACAATCCTATATCATGCGATTCATGTCACTATAACTCACAAGTATTGATTCTTCATATTCCATCCTGCATACCAATCTGAATGCCTCTagtctaatttcatttttatcatgtaCTGCAACTAAATTCGTCTAATCAAATGAAACAATGAATTGTTAGTGATCAAGTTTTGTGTCACATACCTTtcaacagaaaaaagaaaaaaaaatgtcacattgTATCTAACTTTTTTTCAAACTGTAATTGGgctaaagttttattttttttcctaaactgAACTCATTATATGGTGAATCGCGAAAAtggtatgagagagagagagagagagagagagagagagagagagagagatatttatTATATCACATATAATGTTCCTTAATGACTGTCCTTGTTATTGAAATAAATGttggataaaattaaaatgtgtcaacaattgagctaattttttgacattcaGAGATATTTATTATATCACATATAATGTTCCTTAATGACTGTCCTTGTTATTGAAATAAATGttggataaaattaaaatgtgtcaacaattgagctaattttttgacattcaAATGATTAAATTTGTTAACTATTTTCCTCTCAAATGAATAATTAAACCTCTCTAGTAATTTTTCGAGTTGCCACAAATTTATAAGTAgtactatcaaattattaatttttcccaagTCAGCGAATCGCGACAAattcatacttttgttttttgatcTAGACATTTAAAAATGGCATACCTCGTACTCTCGTTGAATCCAAGATTCCAAatattcaaaacatttttttattgtttgaataaagaaaaggctacacaggaaaaatatttaatttcaaaatttgttgcTATCGTAAAGGTATAAGACTCAAATACTGCAAAATTAAATTTGTCGTGATCATGCATTATCAAATTTAGGAGCATATATAGACCAACCAATTCCAAGTTGTCTTAGGCCTTAGCCAATCGAGTCTATAGTTTATAACACGATTGTAGTACTTGCTAAGCTTAATGGATTTATATATGTCTTCTCGAAGACTTTGAAATATTCAAGGTTGAATTAAATAGTATAATGGAGATTTAGAGTACTTTTATTGAATTAATGTTATAAGTAGATAGATTTGGAATGAGTTTCAATTaattcaattgataaaatttctgatggttgaataagagatctgagattctggttacaccaaaaactgattgatgtcttgctttaattttaaagagctatcattaggagcagacgtcatagattgaaactctctaaaatatatatatatatatatatatatatatatatatatagatagatagatagatagatagatagatagatagatttggatttggattatCATTAATGGCGTGTATGGTAGAATTGATTGCTGCAACTAATGGAGATGGTGTTTCCTCCTGATGTATTCAAGTTATTATTTGTGATTAGATCACAATGATTACTTGTAAATTGATCTTATAATGGAATTTTTATATGCTGGgtcttgatttctttttcttactttcttttttgggcAGTATAGGGGTTATAGAAacgtttctttcttctttcagcAAGAAGGTATTAGAAGTACTatagatagaagtactaaatTTTTGCAATGAGATTTTGTGGAAGCCGTATTGAGGCAGCAACCTCTACTAGCTCGGACACGGAGTTAATTTTGAGgacttaaaattatataatttccCATTTTTGTTTCCgtttgttttaaatttcaatttgtacTATGATAGAAACggttttttttctccctttataagaaagaaaagaatcatATGGAAGTACCCAGCATATCGAAGTGCAATTTGTGTTGCTTAAATTAGTTGAAACAATTACATATTTATGGATTCACTTAAGTAATATGATCAtacttttaattatattaatcttGATAATTTACATTTCTTAAATCATTTTAGTGACacacaataatatatataaatatatatatatatattttaattggaaGTAATGTTGCactacccaataacttgttataaaatttatattttgaaaattccactgtcgaattacatgttctatatgttcttaacattcatgccaattagatattatttaccatatgatccataaactcatcttttatgtattattttcaattacaaaaacttgaatttaaacaattgattgatgatatggttattaatctttgatcaccttgaaattttgcaagtatggagaatatacaaagataatataatctaacgtacggtggatttttcaaaattctcaaccaattaaaaaaatattgagtggtgttacaatacttaaagttacaccaagtgtaattTGAACacaaccctatatatatatatatatacatacatatattaatgcattattaaaatcaaaacttttatttattttaatgcattaattaattttcatatattaatgggtgtagttgcacgattttcctggtccaaattcgattgatcaggccctggcccaaagcgcaacccacaataaatattgtagaggatgggtcaaagaacttggtctcagtgagtctattcggtctgatatATGGACagcattgttgcagaaaataaaaacaccagaatggatctctcacgtataagtttatttctttagttcctcatacagaatttttcgtccccttctctgagggactccactacattatatagttcccttctctcatctcaaccctacacttgttgaccatctaagcacctacttgagtggctgtcccatcagacgccttcatctctccccatgtgagttgcagaggccaaggcggtactgttcaggggtcatttcctcattaatgcggccaagagggtggttgaggcgcaattaatgtggtggtagctctccatgggatattttggattttattcattttatatattgggaggatgaactgaagtggctggggagagttcctcatctgggcttcgtgatgtccgaggaggagttactcctcggacaggtttccttggcgtttatttgggattgagtaatgcttcatacgtggtttctcttcggacaggacgctcctcggacgggcctgaatttggaatagcccattatttctgggtcGGGCCCTGCATTAGctcctcaaaactccggtttctatctcCCTCCGAGGAGGAAAAAACGGGATTTTGATATTTGGGAGAgggtggaaataaggagagcgtaTGGCGCGCGTGCGAACCGTTACtttttgacgcgctacaatttacgaggcgcggccattaacttctggaggcgttatgttccctcatccaacggtgtggcgtagatcgaacggccatcgttttttctcgtatttttaggcaggagtgattttttctctctcctcctggaTATTTAAGAcgtcagaggggttcagttccttctttttatctgcgTTTCATAAACCTTAgaggcttccagagaactccatcgaaccccagagatacacgaacacttgcgtccgttacgccatcgtagccgtttttgtgaagcgtttcgtccacgagAGATTCCTAGGCGTCTCATTgaacgttttgtgaaggtaccagtacatttcgttcatcttgctgtttcaatttcctcctcggactctactttttttttctgagtctttacttttgttccccggttcagtccagatgggtagatttgagaaattagtaaacaccccagccgctatggaggcctttagggctaaatatcacattcccccaggggttgggctgcggtactgtcctcttgaaggagtattgacagatagaggtgagggagaagtcgttatccccatgattgctttcatagagggagggatgacgcttcccatgcgtaggatcaCAAGAgaatacttgttcaaccataggttgacgccgtatcaatgtgccccgaatatgttca
The sequence above is drawn from the Quercus lobata isolate SW786 chromosome 12, ValleyOak3.0 Primary Assembly, whole genome shotgun sequence genome and encodes:
- the LOC115970514 gene encoding uncharacterized protein LOC115970514 gives rise to the protein MQSMDFFGESLLCKAKSIVSSLSEVMLWVSKLPSSIQTPKEFPTHHDQYLQLGLKTLVYPQAMSLQSPDHLANIVHSKTTPAISPSSSSMLLSPSTCSSSGSSTMDDLIGTESGVVYLSASEYDIKVLEEHEPYNSEHVNKLNRRCAMTKNFPPPVPPLPWVFTRHYTDGKLILEVERVKHYEYFEARRENGRLVLNLVQLDDNINYEENEELELEDLQLVEDQEVVEKIEEDDAEEHQETEADYDGYDHKVNENLEADFATLLASSMPGNCLTVGMVLNNSSSYCNANKHEHVHAYLALPGSAPLCPVTTVV